In the genome of Dehalogenimonas sp. THU2, the window AAGTTAGTCCGACAGGGTGGCCAAGTTGCTCCGAAACGCTGGCCACTTTGCTCCGAAATACGCATGCAGCACGGGCAACGGGCTCACTCATGGTTTGGGGTACATCGTTGTTATGGGAATAACAGTACACGCAATTTAGATTACAAACGTCCGTAAGAAGCAGACCCACTCGCGTAGGTCGATACTCTGTTGGTTCTTGAACATCGGGACTGCCCGGTACCGGCCCTGAGGTTAATAAACCTAGAATTGACAATGAATTGATGAATTTTCGGTCCGCGGAAGTTCTGGGGACAAAACCCTCTTCGTTGAGAGCTTTCATAATAGGAATTGCAGCCTGATTCAGGCTCAAGACCCGATGATTCTTAGGAAAATAGGCTAATTGCAGATTATTATGCTCAAGCAAAAAGCACTTCTCAACAAAACAACTCGCGCTTTGCCTGATAGACAAAGTTTTCATAAAAGACATCTAAATTCGATTAGAAACGGGAGCTACCTAAAACAGGCGCTCAAATAAATTTGTCTTGGGTATCTTCACGCCACCTTAAAATCAAGGGCCTGAAGTAGCTATGCCTTTTGGGTTGATCCCGGATTTCTTCACCGGACCAGCCTTGATTACAGCCGGCTTTACGACTGGTTTAACTGGTTTTACGGGTTTCTTTTCCATATCAAACCTCCAGATTCGGTCTCATGCCAATTATACTCTTCCACTTAAAACGAAGCCACATGTGACCATCCCCACTAATACCGCCCCATCCCACCCAGCTTCTCAACCCAAATCCCCTCCAGCATCTTCAAGTCCTCGATGAACTGCTCCTGGCTCTGGCTTTCCTTTTTCTCCAGCGTATCCAGCACCTCGAAGGTGAAGGCGGCGGCGCCGGATTCCTGCCAGTCTTTCCGCATCTTGTAGTCGAAGGGATTATTGGTAGTCACCGAGAAATTGAAGGCGTTTTGCCTGGCCTGGATGTCCGCGGCGGAGTCCAGCAGGTAGCGGCCGCTTGTGGTATTGGTCACCTTGAAGACGCCGCCGGTAATCTTGCGCTGCTTGTAGGCGTTGATGAGGTCTTTTCTGTTATCCATCGGGTTCCAAACTCCGTTTTCACCGTTTCAGAGATGATAGCACTCCCACTGAATAATCCCAATTATGAGCCTCGATAGCGAGCGTCGCATCGCCGCTGTAAACGACTGAGAAGTGTTGTCGAACGTCAAGCCCCAAAAATTGGAGCTCTCCTCCAAAAAATGGTACAATCCATAAGCTCGGAAAACAGATAGTACCGCTAGTACCGCGCCGGGCTCGGGTTTCTCACCGGTCTCCGTCAATTCTCTGAACAGACAGGCCGCATTCGTGCCTGACCTGCGGCCAATTTTCTACAGCAAGGATTCTATAACTATGCAATATAAAGCCTACTCGCTCCACAACTTCAAGACCATCCCCCAGGTCCAGAAGCTGTCCGCGGAGCAGATACGGGATATCGAGATCGTCGGCTCGGTTCTGCCCTTCAGAACCAACAATTACGTCATCGACGAACTGATTGATTGGAACGCCGTCCCCGACGACCCGATGTTCATCGCCACCTTTCCGCAGAAAGCCATGCTGGCCCCGGCCGATTACCGGCTGATGCGGGATCTCCATGACAGTGGCGCGGATTCCCAGGCCATCCAGGACGCCGTGCGCAAGATCCGGCTGCGTCTCAACCCCCACCCCGCCGGGCAGCAGGAATTTAATACCCCCGTCATGGACGGCGAGACGTTGCAGGGGCTCCAGCACAAGTACCGGGAGACGGTGCTGTTCTTCCCGGGACAAGGCCAGGTCTGCCACGCCTATTGCACCTTCTGCTTCCGCTGGCCGCAGTTCACCAAGATGGAAGAGCTCAAGATATCTTCCTGCGAGGTGGAATCCCTGGTGAGCTACCTGGCCGCGCATCCGGAGGTTACCGACGTCCTTTTCACCGGCGGCGATCCCATGACCATGAAGGCTCTTGTCATGGCGCGATATATCGAAGCGCTGTTGGTGCCGGAACTGGCGCATATCCGCACCATCCGCATCGGTTCCCGGTCTTTGACCTTCTGGCCCTACCGTTTCGTGACCGATCCCGACGCCGCCGAGATGCTGGATCTCTTCCGCAAGGTCCGCGCGGCTGGGAAACACCTGTCGTTCATGGCCCATTTCAATCACCCGGTGGAACTGGAACCGGAGATCGTCCGGGACGCCATCCGGCGCATCCAGGAAACCGGCGCGGTCATCAGGACCCAGTCGCCGCTCTTGAAACACATCAACGATGCGCCCGAAATCTGGGCGGAACTGTGGCGCAGGCAGGTTGCCCTGAACTGCGTGCCCTATTACATGTTCATCGCCCGGGACACCGGGGCGCAGCGCTATTTTTCGGTGCCGCTGGTCAGGGCCTGGGAGATCTACCGGCAGGCGTTCCAGTCGGTCTCAGGTATCTGCCGGACCGCCGGAGGCCCCAGCATGTCCGCCTTCCCGGGCAAGGTCCAGGTCCTCGGCGTCGCCGAGGTCGCCGGTGAGAAGGTGTTCGTCCTCCGCATGGTCCAGGGCAGGGACCCCGACTGGGCCGCCCGCCCCTTCTTTGCCGCCTACGACGAACGCGCCACCTGGTTCGACGACCTCAAACCGGCCTTCGGCAAGAAGGAGTTCTTCTTCGAGGAAGAACTCCAGGTGCTGCTGACCCCCGGCGAGTACGAGGGCTGTTTCTAGACGGCTTCCGACGTTCCCAAACATCGTCGATCCGTAGGGGTGACACCGGGTGTCGCCCGCCCCGTTACGCCTCGCCGGGGATGTGCGGCCGCAGGAACGACGCCAGGCGTCGCCCCACCCTGTTATTTGGAATATGCCTGGATTTCGTCGATAAGACCCATCGTGTATGCTTTTTTCACGATATCCCAATCGCCCCTTCGGTTGAAAAAAAGAGTGCAATAGTTTCTTTGTATTTGACTCCCGGTGAACAGATAATCCCTGATCACTTCTAAACCTTCCGGAGAACTAACCAAACCCAGAGAGTAGTCGATGAACCTTGAATCATTGAAGGTCATTTCAACATGCAGGTCTTTTAGAATCGCCTTCACATCGTCAGCGGTTCCTTGTTTCGCCAAATTAAGATAATACTGTAGCTTACTGACAGGTTGGTCTGCCATGGGGGAAACTCCTGGCTCATCCTAAGGTGTTCAATTGGGCGATTATAGCACCGAACCACGACAGGATGAAGCCTGCTTTTGGGTTTGGGTTTATGATATTATTCCCCCATACGGAGAGTGAAACCATGACCATCACCTACCAACCCTTCTCCCCGGCGGACTACCCCGTCGCCATCGCCCTCTGGCAGCAATGCGAAGGCATCGGCCTCAGCGACGCGGATTCGGAGGCGGCCATCCGGTCCTTCCTCGACCGGAACCCGGGTACCAGCTTCGCCGCTTTCGACGGGGACAGGCTCATCGGCACGGTTCTAGGCGGCCACGACGGCCGCCGCGGCTACCTCTACCACCTGGCGGTGCATCCCGGCTACCGGCAGCAAGGCGTCGGCTGCACCCTCGCCAGAAAATGTCTCGATGCTCTAAAAGCCCGAGGCATACAAAAATGCCACCTCTTCATCTTTAACACCAACGAAGCCGGCATTAATTTCTGGCAAAAACTCGGTTGGACGCAGCGGCAGGACATCAGCGTCATCTCAAAGGTGATGGAACCAGGCACCTGCTGATGCTCGATAGAGGAACTCCGTAGGGACACGGCGTGCCATGTCCTCCCCACCGTCTTAACCAACTTCCGCCAATTCTCCGCTATAATTAAAAAAAGAGGTGTGTCGAGGGAGGGTGCAAAAAATGAAAGCCAAACTATCATACCTGTTTGTCGCCCTGTCACTCGTCACAGCCATTATAGCCGCCGGCTGCTCCCAGCCTTTCATCCCGCCCCCCGGCGAGGTCGAAGCCACGGAGTTCCAGGGCGTCACCCTCACCCCCATCAACAACCAGAATAACAATGCCCTGGCCGGCACGCAGGTAATCGACCGGGAAACCTACCGCCTGACCGTCGACGGACTGGCGGCTTCCCCATTGACCCTCAGCTACCAGGATCTCCTCAACCTGCCCCAGGTGTCCAAACTGATCACCCTTCACTGTGTCGAGGGCTGGAGCTTCGTGGCTAAAATGACCGGTCCCTCGCTTTCTTCGATCTTCGACATGGCCGGCGCCGATCCCGCCGCGACCACCGTCATCTTCTACACCGCCGACGCCCCGGGCGGCTACACCTCACTCGAGATGAGTTATATCCGGAGCCAGGACGTCATCATCGCCCTGAAGTTGAACGACGTCACCCTGCCCCCCGACCGCGGCTTCCCCTTCCAGGTCGTCGCCGAAGGCAAATACGGCTACAAATGGGCCAAATGGGTAATCCGCATCGAACTGTCGTCGGATCAGGATTTCCGCGGGTACTGGGAGATCCGCGGCTACAACAACAACGCCGACATCACCGGCCCCCGCCTGGAATAACCACAAAAAGTCATTGCGAGGTTACCGCCGAAGCAATCCAATGCCAAATTAAGTCGCATGCCACGCCCGACCCCGAATCCCCCCACGCAGCTGAAATCTGACAGCTGACGGCTGACAGTTCGCATAATATTTCCGAAACCCGCCAAAATCCTATTGACAGCCCAAGTGTGCAGGTGTGCTACAATACGTTCTCCGATAAGTGTTTTACAGGATGGACTTGCTGATTTTACGTACTCTGCCGCCCGACGGACTTCTTCGCTTGATTCCCACGGATCACCGCCTGAATTGTTTCGATTGTTTTTACTTGTCACAACGAAACAATCTCACGTTTAGCACGTCGGGTTCCAATCGTGAAAAATCGGGATTGTTTCCTAAAAATAGCATCGGTGAAAAAACAAACACTGTCATTTGCTCTCCCATATCGGTCATCCCCAAAGCTAGAAAAATGGGTTCGTTTCTGCACTTTGGAATACGACTCCGAAATTTTTTCAGCAAATCTTCTAAGTATCACTCATCTTTACCACCGGCGATGGCCGGCCCGTTCGCATTTGGGCTTCCAACGTCATATAATGGCTTATCATCTGGGAGGAACCTGAATTGGCGGACTTAGATAAAAACGATCGCGTCATGATCTTCATCGACGGCTCCAATATGTACCATTCGCTGAAAGCGCACTTTCACCGCAGCGACATCGACTTGGGCAAATTCTGCGACAAGCTGGTGGACAAGCGCCGCCTGGTGCGCATCTACTATTACAACGTCGAGGTCGGCCAGCGCGAAGAGCCGGAGCGATTCAAAGATCAGAAGGTTTTTTTCGACAGCGTGGAGGCCATCCCCTACACCGAGTTGCGACTGGGCCGCCTGGTCTATACCAGCGCCTGGCCGAACACCCCTCCCTACGAGAAGGGCGTCGATGTCATGCTGGCCACCGACATGCTGACCCACTGCTATAAAAACAATTACGATACCGCCATCCTCGTTGCCGGGGACTCCGATTTCGTCGGGGCGCTCCAGGCGGTCAAGGACAACGGCAAGCACGTGGAAGTAGCCCTCTTCGGCGAGGAGCGAACCTCCGTCATCCTGCGCAAAGTCGCCGATGTCGTCCACGTCATCGACGGCAACCTGCTTCGCGGCACCTGGAAGATGCCGACGCCCAGCCGCCAGCAGAAACCCCGCCGCCCCCAGCGCCCCCCGCTGGTTCAGCCGCAACCCGCACAGCCGCAAGCGACACCACAACCGCAACCGGCTCAACAGCAACCGCCACCGCAGCAGCCACCGCCGGCCGCCCAGCCGCAGCCTGTTCAGCAGCCATCGACCCCGCCTCAGGCTCCGCAACCGCCGCCATCTGCGCCGCCAGTGCCGCCTCAACCCAGGGCACCTCAACCCCAGGCTCAGGCACCCCAGCCTCAAACTCAGGCGCCTCAGCCCCAACAGCCGCCCCTGCAACCCTGGCAGCCCTGGAAACAGAAGCAGTTGCCGGAAAAAGAAGCGGATCTGGCCTGAAGGTAACGAATTGCAGCCGCCCCCTGCTTGGTACGTGGTTAAAACCTTTGGTATTTGGAATTTAGTATTTGTTTAGGATTTGGAATTTAGGATTTAGGATTTCCCCGCAGGGGCTCGATGGTCTGGAATAGAGTCCTCAAAAACCGCCTGGAAGCCGAAACCGGCGCCGTGGTCAAAGACTGGGGCGGCCAGCTGCCGGTAGCCATCGTCTTTCCCAACAGCTATCGCATCGGCATGTCCAACCTGGGGGTGCACGCCCTCTACAAGTGGCTGAACGCCCGCGAGGATTTCATCGCCGAGCGCGTCTTCTGGGATGAAACCGAACTGTCCACCAGCGGTGCCCTGTCCGTTGAGAGCCGTCGCCCCCTGACCGATTTCAGCGTCCTGGCCTTCTCGGTGTCCTGGGAACTGGACTACTTCCATATCCCCCGCATCCTCCGGGCGGCCGGTCTCCCGGTGTATTCCCGCGACCGCGATGAGTCCCATCCGCTCATCATCGGCGGCGGGGCGACGCTGACCGCCAACCCGGCGCCGGTAGCCGCTTTCTTCGACGCCATCTGCGTCGGCGAGGCGGAGGCGATCCTGCCCGCCCTGGCAACGCTCCTTCCAGAAGGCATCAATCGACCCCGCCAGGAGCTACTCGGTCTCTTGGCGACGATCCCCGGCATCTACGTCCCCCAACTCGCAACTCGCAACTCACGACCCGTGACCCCCGTCAAACGCCAGTTCACCGCCAACCTCGATGACTTTCCCGTCGGTACCGCTATCTTCACCGATGACACCGATTTCGGCAACATGTACCTGCTGGAAGTGCAAAGGGGCTGCCGCTACTCCTGCCGCTTCTGCCTGGTAGCCGGGGCCTTCTGCCCCTTTCGCTGGCGGTCCGTCGAGCTGCTGCTTAAAGAAGCCGAAGCTAATTTGAAATACCGCGACCGCATCGCCCTGGTCGGCCCGGTCGCCGGCGAACACCCGCAGATCGTCGAGCTGCTGCGAGGTCTCCGGGAGTTGGGTTTCGGCCTGTCCATCGGTTCGATGCGGGTCAAACCCATCTCGACGGACGTCCTCGACGAGTTAGTCAAGGGTGGCGTCAAGAGCCTGACCATCGCCCCGGAGGCCGGCACGCCGGAACTGCGCCGCAGTATCGGCAAAAACTTCTCCGACGATGACGTGGTCGAGGCGGTGAGCAAGATCGGTGCGGCCGGCATCAGGCAGCTGACGCTCTACGCCATGATCGGCCTGCCCGCTGAAACCGACGAGGATGTGAATGCACTCATCGCCCTCACCCTCCGCTGTAAATCCGAGGCCGACAAGCATCGGCTGCTGCTGTCTCTGAACGTCTCAGCCTTTATCCCCAAGCCGCAGACGACTTTCGAACGGCAGCCCATGGCTGACACCGCTATCATCGTGCAGCGCTTCGACATGCTGGAGCGGTCTCTTTCACCTCGTGGCGTCAAGGTGAAAGCGGATAACGCCGACTGGGGCCGTGTGCAAGCCGCCCTCTCCCGCGGCGACGAACGCCTGACACCGGTCATAGAGAAGCTCGACAAGATATCCCTGGCCGGCTGGCGCCGGTCAATGAAGGCCGCAGGGCTGTCTACCGAAGATTACGCCCAACGCAGATTCGAAACCTCAGAATCGATGCCCTGGAGTATGATGCAGATGTAGCTGTATAGTCTGAAGTGCCTATAATTCGATCATGGAGTCAACCTGCGGCGACCCGAAAGTCCGTTCACACATATGACAGGCATAACATTGATTCCGGCAGTTCTTAAGGGTTTGCTCCAGTTTCAACCCATTTTCGGTTAGCCAAATACTGTCGCGCAGGTCCTCCCTAATCTTGTCCGGATCATGTTCAAACGGCGCCATCTTAAAAGCTCCCAATGCCCAGCCACTCACAGGTGCCAGATTATTTTCAAGTATTTCGGAAAAACATGAAACAGCGTTATCCTTAGCACTCCAACCGTACTGTAAAGAGCCTTCGCCTTCTAGGCGAGTAAACGCCGTCAACCGGCCACTGAACTTAAAGATATCAACAAGCTCGGCATATTCCTTAAAAGTCGATGGACTCACCCAGACGCAATTGGTGCCGGAACGCGGCGTCAGGCTCTTCCCGGTTGCAGAATTCCGCCACCGATCGCAAGTACTCTCTCCAGGGGCGCTCAACCAGTAGTTCACCTTTTTATGATAGATCTGGAGATCATCATGTTCCCGTTTGAACGGGCAAAAAGGCAGACAATCTTCCATCACCAGCATACATGTTTTTACATACTTATCTGGATGCCTCGTCTTGAAGTTTTCTACGGCATCTTTTATCCGCCGAAGCTCGATCAGATTACGGTTTAAGGAGCGGTCGAGCTGAACAACGTTGTAACCTAAATGGAGATAATCAAGTACCTGTTGCGCAGTCGCCACCTGTTGATTTACTGTGTTTTTCCATTTCATTTCCGGAAACTGTCGCTGCAACACGCCAATCCTCATCATATGATTGTTGGCGAGTGTGCAGCTGCGCAAACCGCGTTGATAGAATGCGCCTAGCCATTCAATAAAAGCTCTAACTACCTTATCGTTCTTACTGTAAAATAGTTCAATTGGAATGTTTAACTGATTTATGGTCAGCGAGATATCAATGCCGAATTCCCGTTGGATTCTGAATAAATTATCCACCTGGGCATCCGTGGCTTCCACACCCATCACATTGCCATAATTGACTTCGTGTAGTCTCTGGTGACTATCATAAACTTCATTCTCGTGATAGCGATACCGGAACATCTTCCCGAAGTAGATGTCATATATCTCATGCCGAAAACCGGGCGTCGAATTTTGGATGACATCATAATAAGTGTCAGCCCCCGGCCAGCTATCAAAATGGGCAATGGAAAATCTTTTGTTTAAGTCCATAGTTCTTTTCCTTAAATCACCCATTGACACCGGGCTTTATTGCCGTAATAATGCCGCTTCCCACCCCATTATCACGTGCCACCAACTTAACCTCAGAAAAACCAGCATCATCGACCAGCTTGATTAGTTCCTCTTCGGAATAAGCTCCGACCATAATGTTAAACAGAGCTGCGGGCAAAGGACCGTTCTTTTCATTATTGAGTAGAAATTCCTGGACAATAAGTAACCCACCCGGCTCAAGTACTCGAAAAGCTTTTACGAGCTTGCCTTCCGCATTACTTTCCGGTCCATGAGCCACATTAGATAATAAGATGGTGTCGCAAACCGGCCCAAATTCATCGGTATCCCAATCCCCGGACCTGGTGGTGATGCGATCCTCGAGCCCAAAATGTTTGATAACCTGCTGCGCGATCTCAAGCGTCTCCATCGTATCCCAGATAACTGCCTTGAGTTTCGAAAATCGTTCGCACAATACTATGGCATAGGTACCAGGCCCGCCGCCGATATCAAGCAATAACCGTCGATCACTTAAGTCAATATTTGCCGCCATGAACTGCGCGCCGCCGTTAATTGCCTTGCCATGCATAGCCATCGGGAAGACGCTGGTTGAAGGGAGTATATAACCCGCACCCTGCTGTAATTGCTTCATCAGCCGATGCCGTTTGGTATATGCTTCACCGCCTCGTGCCAAATCCGGTAATATCGACCATTCCCACCACATGTGTTCATCAAAGTCCAACACTCCGCCGATATAACGCAGGCTTTCAAGTAATAAAGTATCCCGACCTAGTTCGGTAAGCGAAAACTCTCCACCATCTCGATTTAATATCTTCAGAGCGCATAAAGCAATCAGCAATTTTTCCGTCATCTCCGGATTAATCTGAAGCTCACCAGCGACCTGCGCCGCACTCCGATCCACTCTTAATGCTTCAAAGATTCCCAATTGATGACAGG includes:
- a CDS encoding GIY-YIG nuclease family protein, translating into MDNRKDLINAYKQRKITGGVFKVTNTTSGRYLLDSAADIQARQNAFNFSVTTNNPFDYKMRKDWQESGAAAFTFEVLDTLEKKESQSQEQFIEDLKMLEGIWVEKLGGMGRY
- a CDS encoding lysine 2,3-aminomutase; the protein is MQYKAYSLHNFKTIPQVQKLSAEQIRDIEIVGSVLPFRTNNYVIDELIDWNAVPDDPMFIATFPQKAMLAPADYRLMRDLHDSGADSQAIQDAVRKIRLRLNPHPAGQQEFNTPVMDGETLQGLQHKYRETVLFFPGQGQVCHAYCTFCFRWPQFTKMEELKISSCEVESLVSYLAAHPEVTDVLFTGGDPMTMKALVMARYIEALLVPELAHIRTIRIGSRSLTFWPYRFVTDPDAAEMLDLFRKVRAAGKHLSFMAHFNHPVELEPEIVRDAIRRIQETGAVIRTQSPLLKHINDAPEIWAELWRRQVALNCVPYYMFIARDTGAQRYFSVPLVRAWEIYRQAFQSVSGICRTAGGPSMSAFPGKVQVLGVAEVAGEKVFVLRMVQGRDPDWAARPFFAAYDERATWFDDLKPAFGKKEFFFEEELQVLLTPGEYEGCF
- a CDS encoding GNAT family N-acetyltransferase, coding for MTITYQPFSPADYPVAIALWQQCEGIGLSDADSEAAIRSFLDRNPGTSFAAFDGDRLIGTVLGGHDGRRGYLYHLAVHPGYRQQGVGCTLARKCLDALKARGIQKCHLFIFNTNEAGINFWQKLGWTQRQDISVISKVMEPGTC
- a CDS encoding molybdopterin-dependent oxidoreductase → MKAKLSYLFVALSLVTAIIAAGCSQPFIPPPGEVEATEFQGVTLTPINNQNNNALAGTQVIDRETYRLTVDGLAASPLTLSYQDLLNLPQVSKLITLHCVEGWSFVAKMTGPSLSSIFDMAGADPAATTVIFYTADAPGGYTSLEMSYIRSQDVIIALKLNDVTLPPDRGFPFQVVAEGKYGYKWAKWVIRIELSSDQDFRGYWEIRGYNNNADITGPRLE
- a CDS encoding NYN domain-containing protein gives rise to the protein MADLDKNDRVMIFIDGSNMYHSLKAHFHRSDIDLGKFCDKLVDKRRLVRIYYYNVEVGQREEPERFKDQKVFFDSVEAIPYTELRLGRLVYTSAWPNTPPYEKGVDVMLATDMLTHCYKNNYDTAILVAGDSDFVGALQAVKDNGKHVEVALFGEERTSVILRKVADVVHVIDGNLLRGTWKMPTPSRQQKPRRPQRPPLVQPQPAQPQATPQPQPAQQQPPPQQPPPAAQPQPVQQPSTPPQAPQPPPSAPPVPPQPRAPQPQAQAPQPQTQAPQPQQPPLQPWQPWKQKQLPEKEADLA
- a CDS encoding radical SAM protein, whose product is MVWNRVLKNRLEAETGAVVKDWGGQLPVAIVFPNSYRIGMSNLGVHALYKWLNAREDFIAERVFWDETELSTSGALSVESRRPLTDFSVLAFSVSWELDYFHIPRILRAAGLPVYSRDRDESHPLIIGGGATLTANPAPVAAFFDAICVGEAEAILPALATLLPEGINRPRQELLGLLATIPGIYVPQLATRNSRPVTPVKRQFTANLDDFPVGTAIFTDDTDFGNMYLLEVQRGCRYSCRFCLVAGAFCPFRWRSVELLLKEAEANLKYRDRIALVGPVAGEHPQIVELLRGLRELGFGLSIGSMRVKPISTDVLDELVKGGVKSLTIAPEAGTPELRRSIGKNFSDDDVVEAVSKIGAAGIRQLTLYAMIGLPAETDEDVNALIALTLRCKSEADKHRLLLSLNVSAFIPKPQTTFERQPMADTAIIVQRFDMLERSLSPRGVKVKADNADWGRVQAALSRGDERLTPVIEKLDKISLAGWRRSMKAAGLSTEDYAQRRFETSESMPWSMMQM
- a CDS encoding methyltransferase; its protein translation is MGKRTPDERNEVEGLLTAQALTELGWQFRISRTFLACHQLGIFEALRVDRSAAQVAGELQINPEMTEKLLIALCALKILNRDGGEFSLTELGRDTLLLESLRYIGGVLDFDEHMWWEWSILPDLARGGEAYTKRHRLMKQLQQGAGYILPSTSVFPMAMHGKAINGGAQFMAANIDLSDRRLLLDIGGGPGTYAIVLCERFSKLKAVIWDTMETLEIAQQVIKHFGLEDRITTRSGDWDTDEFGPVCDTILLSNVAHGPESNAEGKLVKAFRVLEPGGLLIVQEFLLNNEKNGPLPAALFNIMVGAYSEEELIKLVDDAGFSEVKLVARDNGVGSGIITAIKPGVNG